In Salinibacterium sp. dk2585, a single window of DNA contains:
- a CDS encoding helix-turn-helix transcriptional regulator: MSRPSRPQPRDGSRDWPDVTAADPVSEVARRFAENVRTAIGDQSIRAAARDVGVAHTTIVAILQGRVWPDLETIAKLEQGLGVDLWPGRVD, translated from the coding sequence ATGTCCAGACCGTCGCGCCCGCAGCCGCGCGACGGTTCGAGGGATTGGCCCGACGTGACGGCGGCAGACCCTGTCTCCGAGGTTGCGCGCCGCTTCGCCGAAAACGTCAGGACTGCTATCGGGGACCAGAGCATCCGCGCTGCCGCACGCGACGTTGGCGTTGCGCACACGACGATTGTCGCGATCCTGCAGGGGCGGGTGTGGCCGGACCTGGAGACGATCGCCAAGCTGGAACAGGGTCTGGGCGTGGACCTGTGGCCTGGCAGGGTCGACTGA
- a CDS encoding penicillin-binding protein 2, producing the protein MNRELKRVSAAVLLMFVALFASGTIITVFQEENLRADPRNVRTLYASFSAERGPILVDGAPVAESIPVDTDFKFQRVYTQPLLYSHVTGYYTLNQGTAGIEGALNDYLTGTANDQFFDQLSSIFTGASPKGAAVELTIDPVVQQAAWDALGDYRGAVVAIDPATGAILAMVSKPSFDPNLLASHDTSAVISAYEQLSADPTKPLDNRAIGGDLYHPGSVFKVLTTAAALDSGAYEPDTAIPNPPTLKLPQSNSIISNAEGGTCGGGETVSLRDALRLSCNIPFAQIGASLGENVLDEYADAFGFGDRIRVPMPATPSIFPDDMDEPQLMLSSFGQASVRTTPLQIAMVTAAVANGGTLMQPTLVERILAPDLTELVAFEPSVYSEPISAETAETMVPMMVANVANGAASNARMNGVDVGGKTGTAQNSEGSPNTLWFTGFAPASDPQIAIAVVVENGSGFGNQVAAPIAKKVFEAVLSK; encoded by the coding sequence GTGAACAGGGAACTCAAGCGGGTCAGCGCGGCGGTGCTGCTCATGTTCGTGGCACTCTTTGCCTCTGGCACGATCATCACGGTTTTCCAGGAGGAGAACCTGCGGGCCGACCCGCGAAACGTGCGCACGCTCTACGCCAGCTTCTCAGCCGAGCGAGGCCCGATCCTCGTTGACGGTGCACCCGTCGCTGAGTCCATCCCGGTCGACACCGACTTCAAGTTCCAGCGCGTTTACACCCAACCGCTGCTGTACTCGCACGTCACGGGGTACTACACGCTCAACCAGGGCACTGCGGGCATCGAGGGTGCATTGAACGACTACCTCACCGGCACGGCCAACGACCAGTTCTTCGACCAGCTGAGCTCGATCTTCACGGGCGCCTCCCCCAAGGGTGCCGCGGTCGAGCTCACGATCGACCCGGTCGTGCAGCAGGCTGCATGGGATGCGCTCGGCGACTACCGCGGAGCCGTCGTCGCGATCGACCCGGCAACGGGGGCGATCCTCGCGATGGTCTCGAAGCCGTCGTTCGACCCAAACCTCCTCGCGTCACATGACACGAGCGCCGTCATCTCGGCCTATGAGCAGCTCAGTGCCGACCCGACGAAGCCCCTCGACAATCGCGCGATCGGCGGTGACCTCTACCATCCCGGATCCGTCTTCAAGGTGCTCACGACGGCGGCCGCCCTCGACAGCGGCGCATACGAGCCCGACACCGCGATCCCGAACCCGCCGACGCTCAAGCTGCCGCAGAGCAACTCGATCATCTCCAACGCGGAGGGCGGCACGTGCGGCGGCGGCGAGACGGTGTCGCTTCGGGATGCCCTCCGGCTCTCCTGCAACATCCCCTTCGCCCAGATCGGCGCCTCCCTCGGCGAGAACGTGCTGGATGAGTACGCGGATGCCTTCGGTTTCGGCGACCGCATCCGGGTACCCATGCCGGCCACCCCAAGCATTTTCCCGGATGACATGGACGAGCCGCAGCTCATGCTGTCGTCGTTCGGGCAGGCGAGCGTGCGCACCACGCCCCTGCAGATCGCGATGGTGACGGCGGCTGTCGCCAACGGCGGCACACTCATGCAGCCGACGCTCGTCGAGCGGATCCTCGCACCCGACCTGACGGAACTCGTCGCGTTTGAGCCGAGCGTCTACAGCGAACCAATCAGTGCCGAGACGGCGGAGACGATGGTGCCGATGATGGTGGCGAACGTCGCCAACGGGGCTGCCAGTAATGCAAGAATGAACGGAGTCGACGTGGGCGGTAAAACCGGCACGGCACAGAACTCGGAGGGGTCACCAAACACCCTCTGGTTCACGGGGTTCGCTCCCGCGTCAGACCCACAGATTGCGATCGCGGTCGTGGTCGAGAATGGTTCCGGTTTCGGCAACCAGGTCGCCGCGCCGATCGCCAAGAAGGTATTTGAGGCGGTGCTGAGCAAATGA
- a CDS encoding aminodeoxychorismate/anthranilate synthase component II: MTNVLVIDNYDSFVYTLNGYLLQLGAETEVVRNDAFAAADAAARISEYDAVLLSPGPGTPANAGVSITMVHAALESGTPLLGVCLGHQAIAEAFGGVVTHADELMHGKTSLVEHDGSAFYNGVPAPFTATRYHSLAVVDSTVPDDLTVNARTDGGVIMGLRHASAPIFGVQFHPESVLTQGGHAMLANWLSVAGLSEAPERAKGLAPLVRDAPGLRGEAGSARAVGDRHL; encoded by the coding sequence ATGACCAACGTGCTCGTCATCGACAACTACGACAGCTTTGTCTACACCCTGAACGGCTACCTGCTGCAGCTCGGCGCCGAGACGGAGGTCGTGCGCAACGACGCATTCGCCGCCGCTGACGCGGCTGCACGCATCTCCGAGTACGACGCCGTGCTGCTCTCGCCCGGCCCCGGAACGCCGGCCAATGCCGGGGTCTCGATCACCATGGTGCACGCGGCACTTGAGTCAGGGACGCCGCTGCTCGGGGTCTGCCTCGGGCATCAGGCCATCGCCGAGGCCTTCGGCGGCGTCGTGACGCACGCCGACGAACTCATGCACGGCAAGACCTCGCTCGTTGAGCACGATGGAAGCGCCTTCTACAACGGAGTTCCCGCGCCATTCACCGCGACGCGGTACCACTCGCTCGCGGTCGTCGATTCCACGGTCCCCGACGACCTCACGGTGAACGCGCGCACTGATGGCGGGGTCATCATGGGCCTGCGCCACGCGAGCGCGCCCATCTTCGGCGTGCAGTTCCACCCCGAGTCGGTGCTCACGCAGGGCGGCCACGCGATGCTCGCCAACTGGCTCAGCGTCGCGGGGCTCAGCGAGGCCCCCGAGCGGGCAAAGGGGCTCGCGCCCCTCGTCAGAGACGCCCCCGGTCTCCGAGGCGAGGCTGGCTCAGCCCGCGCAGTAGGTGATCGTCACCTGTGA
- a CDS encoding tyrosine-type recombinase/integrase — MTPLGRGIEHNNHAGYSNEQSSACVTHVIEDYTPMLPRRFWNDVAEFTRSATTDFAPRTEREARRVMSAVARLAIWTTDVACLPLERHIVFDGRHIDRYILHGAPTSNDYGLRRRRLQLMNVAAELHEFDEARRDAGATPPRQVYAPYTAAEVVRFRSQGSTRTTVLRRHNWMVLMALGAGCGLTTPEICGVTVTDINTASGTTRVSVGGKHARTVVCLAEWEEEIASLVTSTLVRDYLFVASTGLPRTAIQVKGFIHDAANGRERFTVERLRSTWIVGHLQHGVPPVELINALGMTTFATLQRFIPYIAGLDEEERTILFRREVRS; from the coding sequence ATGACTCCGCTGGGCAGGGGTATTGAGCACAACAACCATGCTGGTTATAGTAATGAACAAAGTTCTGCTTGTGTGACTCATGTCATCGAGGACTACACGCCCATGTTGCCCAGACGATTCTGGAATGACGTGGCGGAGTTCACGCGGTCCGCCACCACAGACTTCGCGCCACGCACGGAGCGCGAAGCCCGCCGAGTCATGTCCGCTGTCGCAAGACTCGCCATCTGGACGACGGATGTGGCCTGCCTACCGCTGGAGCGGCACATCGTCTTCGATGGCCGACACATCGACCGCTACATTCTTCACGGCGCACCCACCAGCAACGACTACGGGCTGCGACGCCGACGCCTCCAACTGATGAATGTCGCCGCGGAGCTTCACGAGTTCGACGAGGCTCGACGCGACGCTGGGGCCACACCTCCCCGTCAGGTCTACGCCCCCTACACAGCTGCGGAGGTCGTGCGCTTCCGCAGCCAGGGCTCCACCCGCACCACGGTCCTCCGCCGCCACAACTGGATGGTGCTGATGGCTCTCGGAGCCGGGTGCGGCCTCACCACCCCTGAGATCTGCGGAGTCACCGTCACCGACATCAATACCGCGAGCGGGACGACCCGCGTCAGTGTGGGTGGCAAGCATGCACGAACCGTAGTCTGCCTTGCGGAATGGGAGGAGGAAATCGCCTCGCTCGTCACTTCGACGTTGGTGCGCGACTACCTCTTCGTAGCCTCGACGGGGCTGCCTCGCACCGCCATTCAGGTAAAAGGGTTCATCCACGACGCCGCCAACGGCCGGGAGAGATTCACCGTCGAACGCCTCCGCTCCACATGGATCGTCGGGCATCTTCAGCACGGCGTGCCACCAGTCGAACTCATCAACGCACTGGGCATGACCACGTTCGCGACACTCCAGCGATTCATCCCCTATATCGCGGGCCTCGACGAAGAAGAACGAACCATCCTGTTTCGGCGGGAGGTCCGCTCATGA
- a CDS encoding DUF3662 and FHA domain-containing protein: MGLLDSFERGLERAVNGAFAKTFKSGVQPVDITSALKRELDTNAVVVARDRILVPNRFVVRLSPPDHERMTSIGPTLLDELTSLVQQHASRQAYQFAGGVSIRLQADAELSEGIIRIDSENVKGDVTWVPVLDINGRRHAITKARTVIGRGSDADITVDDSSISRKHVEILWDGKRGQVNDLGSTNGSELNGKRVSKAPLPTDSVISIGRTRIVFRVLAQSATLDGASDARGGPYGDERRGER; encoded by the coding sequence TTGGGACTTCTGGACAGCTTCGAGCGGGGGCTTGAGCGGGCCGTCAACGGCGCGTTCGCCAAGACCTTCAAGAGCGGCGTGCAGCCAGTCGACATCACGAGCGCCCTCAAGCGGGAACTCGACACCAATGCGGTCGTCGTCGCCCGCGATCGCATCCTGGTTCCCAACCGCTTCGTCGTGCGCCTCTCCCCGCCCGACCACGAGCGCATGACGTCGATCGGTCCGACCCTTCTCGACGAGCTGACTTCACTCGTGCAACAGCACGCATCCCGTCAGGCATACCAGTTCGCGGGCGGCGTCTCGATTCGACTCCAGGCCGACGCCGAGCTCAGCGAGGGAATCATCCGTATCGACTCGGAAAACGTCAAGGGCGATGTCACCTGGGTTCCCGTGCTCGACATCAATGGCAGGCGTCACGCCATCACGAAGGCACGCACCGTGATCGGTCGTGGCAGCGATGCCGACATCACAGTCGATGACAGCAGCATCTCCCGCAAACACGTCGAGATCCTGTGGGACGGCAAGCGCGGCCAGGTCAACGATCTCGGGTCCACGAACGGCTCAGAACTCAACGGCAAGCGCGTCTCGAAGGCGCCGCTGCCGACGGACTCAGTGATTTCCATTGGCAGAACCCGTATCGTTTTCCGAGTGCTCGCCCAGTCCGCAACGCTCGATGGCGCTTCGGATGCCCGGGGCGGGCCCTATGGCGACGAGCGACGGGGCGAGCGGTAG
- a CDS encoding FtsW/RodA/SpoVE family cell cycle protein, whose translation MTSDTASATTDTTSIRVRLRQPARLRNLELILVLVACGINGASMALVQLGVNGAVDTSVILVAGGLAVLVLAMHLVLRITAPQADPFILPIVTLLNGLGIAQIYRIDLAEGFSGWGAAGVRQIAWSAIAILAAIGVVIAIRNHRVLQRYRFVSMFTGIVLLLLPMLPLLGHEVYGAQIWIKIGGFTFQPGELAKIALAIFFAAYLVESRDSLSMVGKKFLGMRFPRARDLGPILVIWAAAMAVLIFQRDLGTSLLYFGLFLVMIYVATGRASWILLGLGLFVGGAVLASQLLGYVGGRFRGWLDPFNQEVYDAVGGSWQLVQGLFGIANGGLIGTGLGQGRPDLVALAQSDFIIASLTEELGLTGLFAILALYLLFVSRGFRIGFAGQDDFGRLLGVGLAFVVALQVFIVVGGVTRVIPLTGLTAPFLAAGGSSLVANWIIAAILLRLSDTIRNQARLVV comes from the coding sequence ATGACGAGTGATACCGCCTCGGCCACGACCGACACCACGAGCATCCGCGTGAGGCTGCGCCAGCCGGCGCGCCTGCGCAACCTCGAGCTCATCCTCGTGCTCGTCGCCTGCGGCATCAACGGCGCCTCGATGGCGCTCGTGCAGCTGGGGGTCAACGGCGCGGTCGACACGAGCGTCATCCTCGTCGCCGGCGGCCTCGCCGTGCTCGTGCTGGCGATGCACCTGGTGCTGCGCATTACGGCACCGCAGGCAGACCCGTTCATCCTGCCGATCGTGACGCTGCTCAATGGCCTCGGTATCGCGCAGATCTACCGCATCGACCTTGCTGAGGGCTTCAGTGGCTGGGGCGCCGCGGGCGTTCGCCAGATTGCCTGGTCGGCGATCGCGATCCTTGCCGCCATCGGCGTCGTCATCGCGATTCGCAACCATCGCGTGCTGCAGCGCTACCGCTTCGTCTCGATGTTCACGGGCATCGTGCTCCTGCTGCTGCCCATGTTGCCGCTGCTGGGCCACGAGGTCTACGGCGCGCAGATCTGGATCAAGATCGGCGGCTTCACCTTCCAACCCGGCGAACTCGCCAAGATCGCCCTCGCCATCTTCTTCGCCGCCTACCTCGTTGAGAGCCGCGACAGCCTCTCGATGGTGGGCAAGAAGTTCCTCGGGATGCGGTTCCCGCGGGCACGCGACCTCGGGCCGATCCTCGTCATCTGGGCGGCCGCGATGGCGGTGCTCATCTTCCAGCGCGACCTCGGCACCTCGCTCCTCTACTTCGGCCTCTTCCTCGTCATGATCTATGTCGCGACGGGCCGGGCGAGTTGGATCCTCCTGGGGCTTGGGCTCTTCGTCGGCGGCGCCGTACTCGCCAGCCAGCTCCTCGGCTATGTGGGCGGCCGCTTCCGTGGCTGGCTCGACCCCTTCAACCAGGAGGTCTACGACGCGGTCGGCGGTAGCTGGCAGCTCGTGCAGGGCCTCTTCGGCATCGCCAACGGCGGGCTGATCGGAACGGGCCTCGGACAGGGCCGTCCCGACTTGGTGGCCCTCGCGCAGAGTGACTTCATCATCGCGAGCCTCACTGAGGAGCTCGGGCTCACGGGCCTCTTCGCGATCCTCGCGCTCTACCTGCTCTTCGTCTCGCGCGGCTTCCGCATCGGCTTCGCCGGACAGGACGACTTCGGCCGCCTGCTCGGCGTCGGCCTCGCCTTCGTGGTCGCGCTCCAGGTCTTCATCGTCGTGGGCGGGGTGACGCGGGTCATCCCGCTGACCGGACTGACGGCACCCTTCCTTGCTGCCGGTGGTTCCTCGCTCGTGGCCAACTGGATCATCGCGGCGATCCTGCTGCGCCTCTCCGACACGATTCGCAACCAAGCGAGATTGGTGGTGTGA
- a CDS encoding FHA domain-containing protein, producing the protein MSELTLLLLKMGFLLVLWAFIFAIVYALRSDLFGERVRRMPAQAGTAEAPPYEAPVAQAAAPRPVAAGSPAGGASGGARRLVITSGAKAGTELRLDDQPLTIGRSGDSGLVIRDDYTSTHHARLMLWGDEWVIQDLDSTNGTFLDGKRVMAPTPVPIGASVKIGTTSFELRR; encoded by the coding sequence ATGAGCGAACTGACACTCCTGCTCCTCAAGATGGGCTTCCTGCTCGTGCTCTGGGCGTTCATCTTCGCGATCGTCTACGCCTTGCGCTCCGACCTCTTCGGCGAGCGCGTGCGACGGATGCCTGCCCAGGCTGGCACTGCCGAGGCTCCCCCCTACGAGGCGCCCGTTGCGCAGGCCGCCGCGCCGCGCCCTGTCGCCGCTGGTTCGCCGGCGGGCGGCGCCTCTGGCGGGGCACGGCGCCTCGTCATCACGTCTGGCGCGAAGGCCGGCACGGAGTTGAGGCTCGACGACCAGCCGCTCACGATCGGGCGCTCCGGTGACAGCGGCCTTGTGATCCGTGATGACTACACGTCAACCCACCACGCTCGCCTCATGCTCTGGGGCGACGAGTGGGTCATCCAGGACCTCGATTCCACCAACGGCACCTTCCTCGACGGCAAGCGCGTGATGGCGCCGACACCCGTGCCCATCGGGGCGAGCGTCAAGATCGGCACGACGAGCTTCGAGCTGCGGCGGTAG
- a CDS encoding protein kinase, which yields MRPTSGLTFGGRYQLTSRVAIGGMGEVWQATDLVIGRTVAIKILKDEYLGDPGFLERFRAEARHAALVNHEGIANVFDYGEEDGSAYLVMELVPGEALSTILERERVLSTDRVLDIVAQTASALHAAHAAGLVHRDIKPGNLLITPDGRVKITDFGIARIADQVPLTATGQVMGTVQYLSPEQASGHPASPTTDIYSLGIVAYEALAGRRPFTGESQVAIAMAQINEQPPDLPANIAEPVRNLVYSCIAKSPAERPASAAHLARASQALRRGDVAGATAAVPAVGGTAGFTTLITPGAADTSAATRVLPAAGAGTGAAPQSRAEAAALDEEEKKRNPWTWPLIVLVGVLLVALIGVIVAMALSPDDDPKPSESTTRSASPRPSSASPSPSDTKVRLTEADLLGKTEAEARSILEGMGLTPDITPGDYAPDPNQAGLVYRVNPTGNLDKGAVVTVKVYAAIPDPTPPSAPTGPASNVEVLPGQNVNITWPSYQGCPPGTTHTAYRVTVNGATHSVSNPIAPSTTNITLVSDAPGTVTFSYHAECSGIRSPESPQISYIVSPEKEIPPTPGNGEGEGGE from the coding sequence ATGAGACCCACGAGTGGCCTCACCTTCGGTGGTCGTTACCAGCTGACGAGCCGTGTCGCGATTGGCGGCATGGGCGAGGTCTGGCAGGCAACCGACCTCGTTATCGGTCGCACCGTCGCGATCAAGATCCTCAAGGATGAATACCTGGGCGACCCAGGATTCCTCGAGCGCTTCCGCGCCGAGGCACGGCACGCCGCCCTCGTCAACCACGAGGGCATCGCCAATGTCTTCGACTACGGCGAGGAAGACGGCAGCGCCTACCTCGTCATGGAGCTCGTGCCCGGCGAGGCGCTCTCGACGATCCTCGAGCGGGAACGCGTGCTCTCGACCGACCGCGTGCTCGATATTGTCGCGCAGACGGCATCCGCGCTCCATGCCGCCCACGCCGCGGGCCTCGTGCACCGCGACATCAAGCCGGGCAACCTGCTCATCACGCCAGACGGCCGCGTCAAGATCACCGACTTCGGCATCGCGCGCATCGCCGACCAGGTGCCGCTCACGGCAACGGGCCAGGTCATGGGCACCGTGCAGTACCTCTCGCCCGAACAGGCGAGCGGACATCCGGCCTCCCCCACGACCGACATCTACTCGCTCGGCATCGTCGCCTACGAGGCCCTCGCGGGCCGCCGCCCCTTCACGGGCGAATCGCAGGTCGCGATCGCGATGGCCCAGATCAATGAACAGCCGCCGGACCTTCCCGCGAACATCGCGGAGCCCGTGCGCAACCTCGTCTACTCGTGCATCGCGAAGAGCCCCGCGGAGCGTCCCGCATCCGCGGCACACCTAGCTCGGGCGTCCCAGGCGCTGCGGCGCGGGGATGTCGCGGGCGCGACGGCCGCGGTCCCCGCTGTCGGCGGCACGGCCGGATTCACGACCCTCATCACGCCCGGTGCAGCCGACACCTCGGCGGCGACCCGTGTGCTTCCCGCGGCGGGCGCCGGCACAGGTGCCGCGCCCCAGTCCCGCGCGGAAGCCGCTGCGCTCGACGAGGAAGAGAAGAAGCGCAATCCGTGGACCTGGCCGCTCATCGTGCTCGTCGGCGTGCTGCTCGTCGCCCTCATCGGCGTCATCGTCGCGATGGCGCTCTCCCCCGACGATGACCCCAAACCCTCGGAGTCGACCACGAGGTCCGCCAGCCCCCGCCCCTCGTCGGCGTCTCCCTCTCCATCCGACACGAAGGTACGGCTGACGGAGGCTGACCTCCTCGGCAAGACCGAGGCAGAAGCGCGCAGCATCCTCGAGGGGATGGGCCTCACCCCCGACATCACGCCGGGCGACTACGCGCCCGACCCCAATCAGGCGGGCCTCGTCTACCGGGTGAACCCGACGGGCAACCTCGACAAGGGTGCCGTCGTGACGGTCAAGGTCTACGCCGCCATCCCAGACCCGACCCCGCCCTCCGCCCCTACGGGGCCGGCAAGCAACGTCGAGGTGCTGCCCGGCCAGAATGTGAACATCACCTGGCCCAGCTACCAGGGCTGCCCTCCCGGCACGACCCACACGGCCTACCGCGTGACGGTCAACGGCGCGACGCACTCGGTCTCCAACCCGATCGCACCCTCGACGACCAACATCACACTCGTGTCTGACGCGCCGGGCACCGTGACGTTCTCGTACCACGCAGAGTGTTCCGGCATCCGCTCGCCCGAGTCTCCCCAGATCAGCTACATCGTGAGCCCTGAGAAGGAGATTCCGCCGACCCCCGGCAACGGCGAGGGCGAGGGCGGCGAGTAG
- a CDS encoding Stp1/IreP family PP2C-type Ser/Thr phosphatase, translated as MSTTVKSAAVSHVGKIRSNNQDSGYAGRQLFVVADGMGGHAGGDIASAIAVNRIAEADRVFNSAHDAEFALQSALIAANSLIAETVFDHPELTGMGTTVTAILRVGHQLAIAHIGDSRLYLYRAGVLEQVTIDHTFVQRLVDSGRITAEEAAVHPRRSVLMRVLGDVEASPEIDTAIVETEPGDRWVLCSDGLSSYVTEDKIAATLKSHPSPKDAAERLVRESLDQGAPDNVTVVVVDVDHTPDSASNPPVTVGSAALPLSFESDAGRRPLRLPTLLLHPLKAAPEDSHFEPESDEYLQELIAEDRRRAIRRRATWLVSVGLIVALIVTGLVVGYRWTQTRYYVGANGNTVAIFKGVQQGIGPISLSEIHAETSIRIDSLSDFERRQVLDTITARDLDDARDIIDRLDHDE; from the coding sequence GTGTCGACAACCGTCAAGAGCGCTGCGGTCTCGCACGTCGGCAAGATCCGGTCCAACAACCAGGACTCGGGCTATGCCGGCCGTCAGCTCTTCGTGGTCGCCGATGGCATGGGCGGTCACGCGGGCGGGGACATCGCATCCGCTATCGCCGTCAACCGCATCGCGGAGGCAGACCGGGTCTTCAACTCCGCCCATGACGCCGAGTTCGCGCTCCAGTCCGCGCTCATCGCGGCGAATTCGCTCATCGCCGAGACGGTTTTCGATCACCCCGAACTGACCGGCATGGGCACGACCGTGACGGCAATCCTGCGGGTCGGCCACCAGCTGGCCATCGCCCATATCGGCGACTCGCGCCTCTACCTCTACCGTGCCGGCGTGCTCGAGCAGGTCACGATCGACCACACCTTCGTGCAGCGGCTCGTCGACAGTGGGCGCATCACGGCGGAGGAAGCGGCCGTGCATCCCCGGCGTTCCGTGCTCATGCGCGTGCTGGGCGATGTCGAGGCGTCACCCGAGATCGACACGGCGATCGTCGAGACCGAACCGGGCGACCGCTGGGTGCTGTGTTCCGACGGGCTCAGCAGCTACGTCACGGAGGACAAGATCGCGGCGACGCTCAAGTCGCACCCCTCCCCCAAGGACGCCGCCGAGCGCCTCGTGCGGGAGAGCCTCGACCAGGGCGCGCCCGACAACGTCACGGTCGTCGTAGTCGACGTCGACCACACGCCCGACTCGGCGTCGAACCCGCCCGTCACGGTCGGCTCCGCCGCGCTTCCGCTCAGCTTCGAGTCGGATGCGGGCCGCAGACCCCTGCGTCTGCCCACCCTCCTCCTGCACCCCCTCAAGGCCGCGCCGGAGGACAGCCACTTTGAGCCCGAGTCCGATGAGTACCTGCAGGAGCTCATCGCGGAGGACCGGCGCCGCGCCATTCGTCGTCGCGCGACCTGGCTCGTCTCGGTCGGGCTCATCGTGGCACTGATCGTGACGGGCCTCGTCGTCGGCTACCGCTGGACGCAGACCCGCTACTACGTGGGCGCGAACGGCAACACGGTCGCAATCTTCAAGGGCGTGCAACAGGGCATCGGGCCGATCTCGCTCTCCGAGATCCATGCCGAGACGAGCATCCGCATCGACTCGCTCTCGGACTTCGAGCGTCGCCAGGTGCTCGACACGATCACCGCTCGCGACCTTGACGACGCCCGCGACATCATCGACAGGCTTGACCATGACGAGTGA
- the pknB gene encoding Stk1 family PASTA domain-containing Ser/Thr kinase — protein MTEDTRLLAGRYQIGKLIGRGGMADVHVGTDTRLGRRVAIKLLKPSLATDPNFRLLFREEAQKAARMAHPTIVRVYDAGEETVADENGIETQVPFIVMEYVDGRLLKDIIADGPLEPREAVRIVDGILTALEYSHRALVVHRDIKPGNVMVTHNGQVKVMDFGIARAVSDNSATVADTSKVLGTAQYFSPEQAKGETVDARTDLYSTGIVLFEMLTGQPPFRGDRAAAVAYQHISETPLPPSSLNPKVSPALDVVVLHALEKDKFERFQTAAEFRQEVELAASGEVPTRKLPAASDFNATLFGVNPTAAAGSEAAMRQLSAENTERAVRTQNRPPVAWIWAGVAVIAAMLVALAIWVVNLPPSTIGNTISVEVPDIVGQQYESGAQEMQDAGLTPSRIDTASDDVPRGEIIRTDPTPGTRVAAEQVVRIYVSQGPASVSVPSLSNLTQEAATQALADRKLEVGAVSEENSSTLPPGTVIRSAPDAGAIVQEGDSIDLVVSSGLVTVPDVRGQPIETANAMLRALQLVPVPNPDFNCSGNAVTGQNLAPGDHPQQSQVTITYCAG, from the coding sequence TTGACTGAAGATACTCGGCTGCTCGCCGGCAGGTATCAGATCGGCAAGCTCATCGGCCGGGGCGGTATGGCCGACGTGCACGTGGGCACCGACACCCGGCTCGGGCGTCGTGTCGCGATCAAGCTGCTCAAGCCCTCTCTCGCAACCGACCCCAACTTCCGCCTGCTCTTCCGCGAAGAGGCGCAGAAGGCGGCACGGATGGCGCACCCGACGATCGTCCGCGTGTACGACGCGGGCGAGGAGACTGTCGCCGACGAGAACGGCATCGAGACCCAGGTGCCCTTCATCGTCATGGAGTATGTCGACGGGCGACTGCTCAAGGACATCATCGCCGACGGCCCCCTCGAACCGCGTGAAGCTGTGCGCATAGTCGACGGCATCCTGACGGCTCTCGAATACAGCCACCGCGCGCTCGTCGTGCATCGCGACATCAAGCCCGGCAACGTCATGGTCACGCACAACGGCCAGGTCAAGGTCATGGACTTCGGCATCGCGCGCGCCGTGAGCGACAACTCCGCGACCGTGGCCGACACAAGCAAGGTGCTCGGCACGGCGCAGTACTTCTCGCCGGAGCAGGCGAAGGGCGAGACGGTGGATGCCCGCACCGACCTCTATTCGACGGGCATCGTGCTCTTCGAGATGCTCACGGGCCAGCCGCCCTTCCGCGGTGATCGCGCGGCCGCGGTCGCCTACCAGCACATCAGCGAGACACCGCTTCCCCCAAGCTCGCTCAACCCCAAGGTTTCCCCCGCCCTCGACGTCGTCGTGTTGCACGCGCTCGAGAAGGACAAGTTCGAACGCTTCCAGACGGCGGCGGAGTTCCGCCAGGAGGTGGAGCTTGCGGCCTCCGGTGAGGTCCCGACCCGCAAGCTTCCCGCCGCCAGTGACTTCAACGCAACCCTCTTCGGCGTGAACCCAACGGCGGCCGCCGGTTCCGAGGCCGCGATGCGACAGCTCTCCGCTGAGAACACGGAGCGCGCCGTGCGTACCCAGAACAGGCCGCCCGTCGCCTGGATCTGGGCTGGCGTCGCGGTTATCGCGGCCATGCTCGTTGCCCTCGCGATCTGGGTCGTCAACCTGCCGCCGAGCACGATCGGCAACACGATCTCGGTGGAGGTTCCCGACATCGTCGGGCAGCAGTACGAGAGTGGCGCACAGGAGATGCAGGATGCGGGCCTCACCCCGTCGCGCATCGACACGGCGAGCGACGACGTCCCGCGCGGAGAGATCATCCGCACCGACCCGACGCCGGGCACGAGGGTAGCTGCTGAGCAGGTCGTCCGCATCTATGTGTCGCAGGGCCCAGCGTCCGTCTCGGTGCCTTCGCTGTCGAACCTCACGCAGGAGGCCGCCACGCAGGCCCTCGCCGACCGCAAACTCGAGGTCGGGGCGGTCAGCGAGGAGAACTCCTCGACGCTGCCGCCGGGAACCGTCATCCGAAGCGCCCCCGACGCCGGTGCGATCGTTCAGGAGGGTGATTCGATCGACCTTGTGGTCTCGAGCGGACTCGTGACCGTTCCGGATGTAAGGGGTCAACCCATTGAGACAGCCAACGCAATGCTCAGGGCGCTCCAGCTCGTGCCGGTGCCGAACCCCGACTTCAATTGCTCGGGCAACGCCGTGACAGGGCAAAATCTCGCGCCCGGTGATCACCCGCAGCAGTCACAGGTGACGATCACCTACTGCGCGGGCTGA